One genomic region from Marinobacter szutsaonensis encodes:
- a CDS encoding substrate-binding domain-containing protein — translation MRRSLLTTALSLTLFSSVQAADTIRVAHVTDFTGALAPYAEQLHIGMNLGFEYATEGSMTVEGRKLEVIRKDSQLDPARARTLVEEAYGEDDAHIVVGPVSSGVALATLPLAEEYERIIMPEGVADAITGDSWNRYVVRVGRNSSQDAVSNAVALGEPGVCVATIAQDYAFGRDGVAAYREAMEAEGGRVVHEEYLPLDATDFTAAAQRLFGALKDREDCDQGRYIFTIWAGSSNPLSRIKDLEPERHGIQLAAGGNTLAAMVGYSAFPGMEGAGSYYFESPDNELNQWLVDAHFERYQQAPDFFTAQGFSQAMAIVAAVKESGGSTEAEDLIAAFRDLRFKTPKGDMLIRAEDHQALQTMYHFRIDPQERDDWFADRTVNVGVPELVRTIPMDAMDIPVRN, via the coding sequence ATGAGACGTTCTCTGTTAACCACTGCTCTGTCGTTAACCCTATTTTCCTCTGTGCAGGCCGCGGATACCATCCGGGTTGCGCACGTTACGGACTTTACCGGGGCTCTGGCGCCTTATGCTGAGCAACTCCACATTGGCATGAACCTGGGGTTCGAGTATGCCACCGAAGGTTCCATGACCGTGGAAGGGCGAAAGCTTGAGGTGATCCGGAAAGACTCCCAGCTGGACCCGGCCCGGGCCCGGACCCTGGTGGAAGAAGCTTACGGTGAAGACGATGCCCACATCGTTGTGGGGCCGGTGTCATCAGGGGTGGCTCTGGCGACCCTGCCTCTGGCTGAGGAATATGAACGCATCATCATGCCCGAGGGTGTCGCAGACGCGATTACCGGTGACAGCTGGAACCGCTACGTTGTGCGTGTTGGCCGTAACTCGTCTCAGGATGCCGTGTCCAATGCGGTGGCCCTGGGTGAGCCCGGCGTCTGTGTTGCCACGATTGCCCAGGACTATGCCTTTGGTCGTGATGGCGTGGCCGCATACCGTGAGGCCATGGAGGCCGAAGGTGGTCGTGTCGTCCACGAGGAATATCTTCCGCTTGACGCGACCGACTTTACGGCAGCGGCGCAGCGCCTGTTCGGGGCCCTGAAAGACCGCGAAGATTGTGATCAGGGCCGCTACATCTTCACCATCTGGGCAGGTTCCTCGAACCCGTTGAGCCGGATCAAGGATCTGGAGCCCGAGCGGCACGGCATCCAGCTTGCGGCCGGTGGTAACACACTCGCGGCCATGGTCGGGTACTCGGCGTTTCCAGGCATGGAAGGCGCGGGCTCCTACTACTTCGAGTCCCCCGACAACGAGCTCAATCAATGGCTGGTGGATGCCCACTTTGAGCGCTATCAGCAGGCACCGGATTTTTTCACAGCGCAGGGATTCTCGCAGGCGATGGCAATCGTTGCGGCCGTCAAGGAGAGCGGTGGATCAACCGAGGCTGAGGATCTGATTGCGGCCTTCCGCGATCTCCGGTTCAAAACCCCCAAAGGTGACATGCTGATTCGTGCCGAGGATCACCAGGCGTTGCAGACCATGTATCACTTCCGCATTGACCCTCAGGAACGCGATGACTGGTTCGCCGACCGCACGGTAAATGTTGGTGTGCCTGAGCTCGTTCGCACCATCCCCATGGATGCCATGGATATCCCCGTTCGTAACTAA
- a CDS encoding ABC transporter ATP-binding protein has protein sequence MAFEEPVLETRNLSIHFGGHKAVNDVSCRFHRGTLTTIVGPNGAGKTTWFNLLSGQLRASHGQVLLHGEDLTNLSASVRADKGLGRAFQLTNLFPGLSALENVRLAVAAQHHTGHVFWQVSARRRDISDRAYELLQTVSLAHRADDLVANLPHGDQRKLEVALLLALEPEVFMFDEPTAGMSVDEVPVILELIADIKAKKDKVVLLVEHKMDVVRSLSDRIVVLHNGELVADGEPAEVIASPVVQEAYLGATQEKAS, from the coding sequence ATGGCGTTTGAAGAGCCGGTTCTGGAAACCCGGAACCTGTCCATTCACTTTGGTGGCCATAAGGCGGTGAACGATGTCAGCTGCCGGTTTCACCGAGGGACGTTAACCACCATCGTCGGCCCTAACGGAGCAGGTAAGACTACCTGGTTCAACCTGCTCTCTGGGCAGCTGCGGGCGAGCCACGGGCAGGTGCTGCTGCACGGGGAGGACCTCACCAATCTGAGCGCTTCCGTCCGTGCCGATAAGGGCCTGGGGCGGGCATTCCAGCTGACGAATCTGTTTCCGGGGCTCAGCGCCCTGGAAAACGTCAGGTTGGCGGTGGCGGCTCAACACCATACCGGCCATGTGTTCTGGCAGGTTTCGGCCCGTCGGCGGGATATCTCAGACCGGGCGTATGAGTTGTTGCAAACCGTTTCCCTGGCACACCGGGCGGATGACCTGGTTGCCAACCTGCCCCACGGGGATCAACGCAAGCTGGAAGTTGCCCTGTTGCTGGCGCTGGAGCCGGAGGTGTTCATGTTTGATGAGCCAACGGCCGGGATGAGCGTGGATGAGGTGCCGGTCATTCTGGAACTCATCGCCGACATCAAGGCAAAGAAAGACAAGGTTGTGCTTCTGGTGGAGCACAAGATGGATGTGGTGCGGTCGTTGTCTGACCGGATTGTGGTGCTGCACAACGGCGAGCTGGTGGCCGATGGTGAGCCGGCTGAAGTGATTGCCTCTCCGGTGGTGCAGGAGGCCTATCTGGGTGCGACACAGGAGAAGGCCTCATGA
- a CDS encoding ABC transporter ATP-binding protein — MTMITSIQPALSLSGVHANIDQYHILEDVDLVVPKGELTVLLGRNGAGKSTTLRTIMGLTTVKAGQIEFGDQDITDWATPRIARSGIAFVPEHMGVFGQLTVRENLMLAAVSGAMDEERLAWLLDLFPPLKKFWDRPAGNLSGGQKQMLAIGRAVIEPRELLLIDEPTKGLAPAIINDLADALEQLKAEKVTILLVEQNFNFSRRLGQSVAVMNDGRVVHSGTMADLANDEALQHRLLGLGLGEHQ, encoded by the coding sequence ATGACCATGATAACGAGCATCCAGCCGGCACTGAGTCTTTCAGGAGTGCATGCGAATATCGATCAGTACCACATTCTGGAAGATGTGGACCTGGTGGTGCCCAAAGGCGAACTCACGGTTTTGCTGGGCCGTAATGGTGCGGGCAAAAGCACAACGCTGCGGACCATCATGGGTCTGACGACGGTGAAGGCCGGCCAGATTGAGTTTGGCGACCAGGACATTACCGACTGGGCGACGCCAAGAATTGCCCGCAGTGGTATTGCGTTTGTGCCGGAGCACATGGGCGTGTTCGGGCAACTAACGGTTCGCGAGAATCTCATGTTGGCGGCGGTCAGTGGCGCGATGGACGAGGAGCGCCTGGCCTGGCTGCTTGACCTGTTCCCACCCTTGAAAAAATTCTGGGACCGGCCTGCCGGGAATCTCTCCGGCGGCCAGAAGCAGATGCTCGCCATTGGGCGCGCGGTGATTGAGCCGCGTGAACTGCTGCTGATCGATGAGCCCACCAAAGGGTTGGCGCCCGCCATTATCAACGATCTGGCCGATGCGCTCGAACAGCTGAAAGCGGAAAAAGTGACGATTTTGCTGGTGGAGCAGAACTTCAACTTCTCCCGGCGCCTCGGTCAATCCGTTGCGGTTATGAACGATGGCCGGGTGGTGCACTCCGGCACGATGGCGGATCTGGCGAATGATGAAGCCCTCCAGCATCGATTGCTGGGGCTTGGCCTCGGTGAGCACCAATAG
- a CDS encoding branched-chain amino acid ABC transporter permease gives MSTVEHTSESDGVLAGIGPAMRRFPDQSPHWFLLLAMMLSALVMMDFTTWLVLTLSGAAMGAMLFLMASGMTLTFGLMNVLNLAHGAFISLGAYAGATVLLFWMNDQANASSIWLNLASVVPALLFALLVASVIGWVFEKLVIKPVYGDHLKQILVTVGGSIILMQLIEVVWGSNEIAVPRPEAFSGAVVVGGIALEKYRLLAVILGLLVYGLMTWIIERTRVGILIRAGVEDREMVEVQGYRVHLLFLGVFIAGSALAGLGGAMWAMYEELITAHMGDELMISVVVVIILGGLGSVKGCFFGAILVGLINLYVGFLEPRLAAVATVGLMVAVLMWRPQGLIPVIRV, from the coding sequence ATGTCGACCGTCGAACATACCTCTGAAAGTGATGGCGTGCTGGCTGGTATAGGGCCAGCGATGCGCCGGTTCCCGGATCAGAGCCCGCACTGGTTCCTGTTATTGGCGATGATGCTGTCAGCGCTGGTGATGATGGACTTCACCACCTGGCTGGTACTGACGCTCAGTGGTGCCGCCATGGGGGCAATGCTGTTTCTGATGGCCTCGGGCATGACCTTGACGTTTGGTTTGATGAACGTCCTTAACCTGGCCCACGGTGCTTTTATCTCACTCGGTGCGTATGCCGGTGCAACGGTGCTGCTGTTCTGGATGAACGATCAGGCCAATGCCTCCTCGATCTGGCTGAACCTGGCCAGTGTGGTGCCGGCTCTGTTGTTCGCCCTTTTGGTAGCCAGTGTTATCGGCTGGGTCTTCGAAAAGCTGGTGATCAAACCGGTGTATGGCGATCACCTGAAGCAGATTCTGGTCACGGTGGGCGGCTCCATCATCCTGATGCAACTGATTGAAGTGGTCTGGGGCTCGAATGAAATCGCCGTGCCTCGTCCGGAAGCCTTCAGTGGCGCCGTGGTTGTGGGTGGTATCGCACTTGAGAAATACCGCTTGCTGGCGGTGATTCTGGGGCTTCTGGTGTACGGACTGATGACCTGGATTATCGAGCGAACCCGGGTCGGTATCCTGATTCGTGCCGGCGTTGAGGACCGTGAAATGGTGGAAGTCCAGGGCTACCGGGTGCATCTGCTGTTTTTGGGGGTGTTCATTGCGGGTTCCGCATTGGCGGGTCTTGGCGGCGCCATGTGGGCCATGTATGAGGAGCTGATTACGGCGCATATGGGCGACGAGCTGATGATCTCGGTGGTGGTGGTCATCATCCTGGGTGGTCTGGGCTCTGTGAAGGGCTGTTTCTTTGGCGCAATCCTGGTCGGTCTCATCAATCTGTATGTGGGCTTTCTTGAACCCCGCCTTGCGGCGGTTGCCACGGTAGGGCTGATGGTGGCCGTACTGATGTGGCGGCCTCAGGGACTGATCCCGGTGATTCGAGTATAG
- a CDS encoding branched-chain amino acid ABC transporter permease translates to MLSNLLSGDYPRSRTLMAILAIIMGVLAFGPFLFPGVRAFSMMGMICVFIILVASYDLMLGYTHIVSFAHTMFFGIGAYGVAMATDAWGKGFDSVLLGAAGALLVTVMLALLLGLLSLRVKAIFFALVTLAVAFAFLSLVTQLYPITGGEDGMRVLVPRELGPAFRPLDDSLTGFSLPDAVAVLVGQSAWQDVFFDVRINGRTLMYYVAFGSSVLAFLFLLRVVNSPFGKVLQAIRENEFRAQALGYNTVLYRTAVVVMSALLACLAGVLFALINRYVNPENTLAFDLMVFILLMCVMGGMGTMYGSVIGVTLFLLAQNYLQDLLKLLVEQLPPDSALAHLVGPERWLLWFGLLFVLSVYFFPSGVVGQLRVWAARSHQMPSTLEAVELDEPKTQSQ, encoded by the coding sequence ATGCTGTCGAATCTGTTGTCGGGGGATTACCCCCGGAGCCGCACACTGATGGCAATACTGGCCATTATTATGGGCGTTCTGGCTTTCGGGCCATTCCTGTTCCCGGGTGTTCGGGCGTTTTCCATGATGGGTATGATCTGTGTGTTCATCATTCTGGTGGCGTCCTACGATCTGATGCTCGGGTATACCCACATAGTGTCCTTTGCCCACACCATGTTCTTCGGGATTGGCGCCTATGGCGTGGCCATGGCCACGGATGCCTGGGGCAAGGGGTTTGATTCGGTGTTGCTGGGCGCCGCCGGGGCACTGCTGGTCACGGTGATGCTGGCGCTGTTGCTGGGGTTGCTGTCCTTGCGAGTGAAGGCCATCTTCTTTGCGCTGGTGACCCTGGCCGTGGCCTTCGCGTTCCTGAGCCTAGTCACTCAGCTCTATCCAATTACCGGTGGCGAGGATGGTATGCGCGTGCTCGTCCCTCGGGAACTGGGGCCGGCGTTCCGCCCTCTAGACGATTCTCTGACTGGGTTCAGCCTGCCGGATGCTGTGGCCGTGCTGGTGGGGCAGTCAGCCTGGCAGGACGTGTTCTTTGATGTCCGGATCAATGGCCGAACATTGATGTACTACGTGGCTTTCGGCTCCTCGGTGTTGGCTTTTTTGTTCCTGCTTCGAGTGGTGAATTCACCGTTTGGCAAGGTGCTCCAGGCCATTCGCGAAAACGAGTTCAGAGCCCAGGCGCTTGGTTACAACACAGTGTTGTATCGCACTGCCGTAGTGGTGATGTCTGCGTTGCTAGCTTGCCTGGCGGGGGTGCTGTTTGCGCTCATCAATCGCTATGTGAACCCGGAAAACACGCTGGCGTTTGACCTGATGGTCTTCATCCTGCTGATGTGCGTGATGGGCGGCATGGGAACCATGTATGGATCTGTCATCGGTGTCACGCTCTTCTTGCTTGCGCAAAATTATCTGCAGGATCTTCTGAAACTGCTGGTTGAACAGCTACCTCCGGACAGTGCCCTGGCTCATCTGGTTGGGCCGGAACGCTGGTTGCTGTGGTTCGGCCTCCTGTTTGTGCTCAGTGTGTATTTCTTCCCTTCAGGCGTTGTTGGGCAGTTGCGAGTATGGGCTGCCCGCTCCCATCAAATGCCTTCCACTCTGGAGGCTGTCGAATTAGACGAGCCCAAAACTCAGTCCCAATAA
- a CDS encoding carboxypeptidase regulatory-like domain-containing protein: MGRKRSILFFNIVAVFLLFVSLNGYAHNGEVHQAGEQEANFNSALHWLETSQQPLGNVSTPSDISTSFQSTAEALRVFQLLESSGADKQAALEFLRGDLASLTTEQLSRLLVALAEANQTSNQEKTELLSRQGADSGFGHYAGYDSTPLDTSYALMALQAADSDALAAAGALQFLSSVQLPSGAFAVYNDQPSVMVTALAVKALKAYLYTHNISGVLSQAVDFLYASQNEEGHWGTDWESALALQALIPVTTDVSKYSGAVDYLKSSQSLEGHWGAQVYSTSLSVSALKMLSAIDVPVDPEKAVLAGRLVDSSSGASMSEAAIDVMGTSEDEVAIKPDGSFTVSNLSAGSYVVAYSAPGYLGASQSVTLREGQFANVGTIRLAVAPTTVLVTGVITDSSSGSPIGGVTVTSTAGGATNSTVTGTDGTYRLLSEPGTTVLSAVSSDHYPAAASVDLVAGTQVRFSPSLQPLTEEQPESSSVVGTIVDANSQSVEGALVVISGGSNTSLTDGAGRFSLSDLNGGEIAVNVSKSGFETIGFSLVVPEKTTVDIGHITLREEEVLPSTSVQGQVIDMVSGLGVAGATVSVGSLNATTDANGFYRITGIPVLEFTVSTNASGYLFSNKDVSLAEHSDLNLDINIRKADLGGVNIVRATTEKSAYGAYEPVLITADVKNETALNQGARFYVRVKDSAGNEIDSFSGVHLPVLDPQSDPEELIHYQEHLDAAVETFLPGEQRSIQLEQWWNTLRVAPGVYTLTVQALDGTTSNLVSESSTTVTVEPTMVLASLDPKGSPGYVLLNNQADVELFAEIHNRSNSNINLEFDYTFLDPEGQVITQGHSQLDLAPEDTNYRQVLTVLPYDFVTSGEYRIVLENVSGATVTRQSEGTVFVPPSIRLRSTQSLNPGEVVPLEGVSVESSIQVEGVDGE, translated from the coding sequence GTGGGCAGGAAAAGATCGATTTTGTTTTTCAATATCGTTGCAGTATTTCTCTTATTTGTTTCTCTCAATGGATATGCGCACAACGGGGAAGTTCACCAGGCCGGTGAGCAAGAGGCAAACTTCAATTCAGCTCTTCACTGGTTAGAGACCTCTCAACAGCCACTCGGCAACGTAAGCACGCCCTCCGACATCTCAACGAGCTTCCAATCCACCGCAGAGGCGCTCCGGGTTTTTCAGTTGCTGGAGTCTTCCGGCGCAGACAAGCAGGCTGCCTTGGAATTTCTCCGGGGAGATTTGGCCAGCCTCACTACCGAGCAACTGTCCCGCTTATTGGTGGCTCTTGCGGAAGCCAACCAAACCTCGAATCAAGAAAAGACAGAGTTGCTATCACGCCAGGGCGCTGATAGCGGTTTTGGTCATTATGCGGGCTATGACAGTACTCCGCTGGATACCAGCTACGCACTTATGGCATTGCAGGCTGCCGACTCTGATGCTCTTGCCGCCGCGGGGGCATTGCAGTTTTTGTCCTCGGTACAGTTGCCGAGCGGCGCCTTTGCCGTCTACAACGACCAGCCTTCTGTGATGGTGACAGCGTTGGCGGTCAAAGCATTGAAGGCTTATTTGTATACGCACAATATTTCGGGTGTTTTGAGTCAGGCAGTAGATTTTTTATATGCCAGTCAAAATGAGGAGGGGCACTGGGGAACAGATTGGGAAAGTGCGTTGGCGCTTCAGGCACTTATTCCAGTTACAACGGACGTAAGTAAATACAGTGGAGCTGTCGATTACCTTAAAAGCAGCCAATCCTTAGAAGGGCATTGGGGGGCGCAAGTTTACTCGACGTCTCTGTCTGTGTCTGCATTGAAAATGCTTTCCGCAATTGACGTTCCGGTGGATCCCGAAAAAGCAGTTCTTGCCGGTCGATTGGTGGATTCCTCTTCGGGTGCGAGCATGTCTGAGGCTGCTATTGATGTGATGGGAACCTCAGAGGATGAGGTTGCCATAAAGCCAGATGGCAGCTTTACGGTTTCAAACCTGAGTGCGGGTTCTTACGTTGTCGCGTATTCAGCGCCGGGTTATCTGGGCGCTTCTCAAAGCGTTACGTTGCGCGAAGGGCAATTCGCGAACGTTGGCACCATTCGTCTAGCCGTCGCACCCACAACCGTTTTGGTCACGGGGGTTATAACGGATTCCTCATCAGGAAGTCCGATTGGTGGTGTCACGGTAACGTCCACTGCTGGCGGAGCTACAAATAGCACGGTCACGGGTACAGACGGCACTTACCGACTGCTAAGTGAGCCGGGCACCACAGTATTGTCAGCCGTGTCCTCCGACCATTACCCGGCCGCCGCTTCGGTCGACCTTGTGGCCGGAACCCAGGTCCGCTTTTCCCCATCATTGCAGCCTCTTACCGAAGAACAACCTGAGAGTTCGAGTGTTGTCGGGACGATTGTTGATGCCAACTCTCAATCGGTTGAGGGGGCGTTGGTAGTTATTTCAGGTGGTAGCAATACGTCTCTTACAGATGGAGCCGGTCGGTTTAGTCTTTCTGATTTGAACGGTGGCGAGATCGCGGTAAACGTCTCCAAATCAGGCTTTGAAACGATTGGTTTTAGCCTCGTCGTACCCGAGAAAACAACAGTCGATATCGGCCACATTACTCTGAGGGAAGAGGAAGTGCTGCCATCCACCTCGGTGCAGGGGCAGGTTATAGACATGGTGTCGGGTCTTGGTGTTGCCGGAGCTACGGTTTCTGTTGGCAGCTTGAACGCCACAACTGATGCCAATGGCTTTTATCGAATCACTGGCATCCCAGTGCTTGAATTCACTGTCTCGACAAATGCCTCTGGATATCTGTTCTCAAATAAGGATGTCTCGCTTGCCGAACATTCGGATTTGAATCTCGATATCAATATCCGGAAGGCGGACCTCGGTGGCGTCAACATTGTTCGAGCGACCACAGAAAAGTCAGCTTATGGTGCCTACGAGCCTGTCTTGATAACGGCTGACGTGAAAAACGAGACAGCATTGAATCAAGGCGCCAGGTTCTACGTCCGCGTCAAAGACAGTGCAGGTAATGAAATTGACAGTTTCTCTGGCGTTCATTTGCCGGTTCTGGATCCCCAGAGTGACCCAGAAGAGTTGATCCACTACCAAGAGCATCTGGATGCGGCTGTTGAGACATTCCTGCCAGGAGAACAAAGAAGTATCCAACTGGAGCAGTGGTGGAATACCTTGAGAGTTGCGCCAGGCGTATACACTCTGACGGTTCAGGCACTCGACGGCACCACAAGCAATCTGGTCTCTGAGAGCAGTACAACAGTAACCGTTGAGCCCACCATGGTACTGGCCTCGTTGGACCCGAAAGGGTCTCCCGGATACGTGTTGCTCAACAATCAAGCCGATGTTGAGTTGTTCGCGGAGATCCATAACCGATCTAACTCCAACATTAACCTTGAGTTTGATTACACATTCCTTGACCCCGAAGGCCAAGTCATCACTCAGGGACATAGTCAGTTGGATCTTGCACCTGAAGATACTAATTACCGACAGGTATTGACGGTTTTGCCCTACGACTTTGTCACGAGCGGTGAGTATCGAATTGTCCTGGAGAATGTTTCGGGAGCAACCGTTACCCGGCAATCAGAAGGCACTGTATTTGTACCTCCGTCAATTCGACTGAGATCTACTCAGTCGCTCAATCCAGGTGAGGTCGTGCCACTGGAGGGCGTATCGGTGGAGAGCAGCATTCAGGTAGAAGGAGTTGACGGTGAATAA